One genomic window of Ziziphus jujuba cultivar Dongzao chromosome 4, ASM3175591v1 includes the following:
- the LOC107416106 gene encoding probable cytochrome c oxidase subunit 5C-1, translated as MAGHKVAHATLKGPSVVKELCIGMVLALAAGSLWKMHHWNEQRKVRAFYDMLDKGEISVVAEEE; from the coding sequence ATGGCAGGCCACAAGGTTGCTCATGCCACACTGAAAGGACCAAGCGTTGTGAAGGAGTTATGCATTGGCATGGTACTTGCCTTGGCTGCTGGTAGCCTCTGGAAAATGCATCACTGGAACGAGCAGCGAAAGGTCAGAGCCTTTTATGACATGCTGGATAAAGGTGAGATCAGTGTTGTGGCCGAAGAAGAATAA